The Anolis carolinensis isolate JA03-04 chromosome 1, rAnoCar3.1.pri, whole genome shotgun sequence genome window below encodes:
- the LOC134295344 gene encoding secretoglobin family 2A member 2-like has protein sequence MKLTVVFLLVTLMVCCYSDTAVEVCPPIEVVLNKFFFSSMTDYMKMMAPFATSPEMTEAASRLKQCTLEATQEELLAKEQLLKNILAMCGLLPKLPEHLLPRISEDGDVH, from the exons ATGAAGCTGACAGTTGTCTTTCTGCTGGTCACCCTGATGGTGTGCTGCTATTCAG ATACTGCTGTAGAGGTTTGTCCTCCTATCGAGGTCGTCCTCAACAAGTTCTTTTTTAGCTCAATGACTGACTACATGAAAATGATGGCTCCTTTTGCAACTAGTCCTGAAATGACTGAAGCAGCTTCACGGTTGAAGCAATGTACCCTTGAAGCTACACAGGAAGAGCTGCTGGCAAAAGAACAACTGCTG AAAAATATCCTGGCAATGTGTGGATTGCTGCCAAAACTGCCAGAACATCTTCTGCCCCGCATTTCTGAAGACGGTGATGTGCATTGA
- the LOC134295343 gene encoding UPF0746 protein DDB_G0281095-like isoform X2: MRTMLKCTISVWLSTAYPTATTTDVCPAALDVVYQYLSGPYKSYMKAIAPFATTTLMKKGASKLKKCVVQHPPLLKEAIHQLIENYMARCIAKGQQQQQGQQQQQQQQQEQQQQQKQQQQQQQQVQQWQEQQQQQQEQQQQEQQQQQEQQQQEQQQQQQEQQQQQEEQQQQQQEQ, from the exons atgaggactatgttgaaatgtactatttcagtgtggctttcaactgcatatc CTACTGCTACCACTACTGATGTTTGCCCTGCTGCCCTTGATGTTGTTTACCAGTACCTTTCAGGCCCATACAAGTCCTACATGAAGGCAATTGCTCCATTTGCAACAACAACTCTGATGAAGAAAGGGGCATCAAAGTTGAAGAAATGTGTGGTTCAACATCCACCTCTGCTCAAAGAAGCAATTCACCAATTGATT GAAAATTACATGGCACGTTGTATAGCAAAgggacagcagcagcaacaggggcagcagcaacagcaacagcaacaacaggagcagcagcagcaacagaagcagcagcaacaacaacaacaacaggtacaGCAGTGGCaggagcaacagcaacaacaacaggagcagcagcaacaggagcagcagcaacaacaggagCAACAGCAAcaagagcagcagcaacaacaacaggagcagcagcagcaacaggaggagcagcagcaacaacaacaggagcAGTAG
- the LOC134295343 gene encoding UPF0746 protein DDB_G0281095-like isoform X1: MKLTTLFLLISLVIGCCSATATTTDVCPAALDVVYQYLSGPYKSYMKAIAPFATTTLMKKGASKLKKCVVQHPPLLKEAIHQLIENYMARCIAKGQQQQQGQQQQQQQQQEQQQQQKQQQQQQQQVQQWQEQQQQQQEQQQQEQQQQQEQQQQEQQQQQQEQQQQQEEQQQQQQEQ, encoded by the exons ATGAAGCTGACAACTCTATTTCTTCTCATTTCCCTGGTGATCGGTTGCTGTTCAG CTACTGCTACCACTACTGATGTTTGCCCTGCTGCCCTTGATGTTGTTTACCAGTACCTTTCAGGCCCATACAAGTCCTACATGAAGGCAATTGCTCCATTTGCAACAACAACTCTGATGAAGAAAGGGGCATCAAAGTTGAAGAAATGTGTGGTTCAACATCCACCTCTGCTCAAAGAAGCAATTCACCAATTGATT GAAAATTACATGGCACGTTGTATAGCAAAgggacagcagcagcaacaggggcagcagcaacagcaacagcaacaacaggagcagcagcagcaacagaagcagcagcaacaacaacaacaacaggtacaGCAGTGGCaggagcaacagcaacaacaacaggagcagcagcaacaggagcagcagcaacaacaggagCAACAGCAAcaagagcagcagcaacaacaacaggagcagcagcagcaacaggaggagcagcagcaacaacaacaggagcAGTAG